GACTTGATTCTTTTGGGTTCTGGGAATGGCGGGCTCTGCCAGTCCCCACCTCACCAGCCTAATAGTTTTTCCAGACCGACTCTGGCTTCGTGTTGTGGGACAGCCTCACAGCCAACTCCTGGTCCCATTCATTCCTCTCGGTACTCTAAGGCCAGTCACATCAGGGGCTGTCCCTCCTCTCTGCTCCGGCCCCACTTCCCCCTTCCAGAGGGAGCAGGCAGTCAATCCTCGTGAAGTCTGCGGTGAAACCCAGACCCTCACCCGTCCCTCTGGGCTGCACTTGGCAACCTGGACCCAGGCGCGAGGCATGGGGTGATGCTAGGGGCTGGGGAGTAGGATTCGGCAGGGCAGTCGCCCGGGCCGCAGGCTCAGGGCCGCTCACTTTAGGAGGAGCCACTCTGCAGCCGCGGTACCCCCTTCGAGAGGCCGGTGGGAGCCctgccccgcagccggcgcagcccgGGCGCGGAGTGCGGGAGCCGGGCGTGCGGAGAGGTGCGGACCCGCCGGGAAAGAGATGCCCCGGCGTAGGAGCGGCGAGGCCAGCCCGTTAGTCCCGGGGAGCCGGCAGCTCCCGAGCGCCTAGAGCTCGGCAACAGAAGTAGCAAGAGGAAGGGAAACCGACCCTCGCTGACATGTAAACAGGGCTTCCATCTGGAGGAGCCCGCGCACACAGACCCCCAGACACAGTCACTCGCACCCCGATCCGCCTGCAACCAATCCACTTGCCCGCCCCTGGGCCCAGCCGGCAGGGACCCGGGCTGCTGGCTGctgcccgcccgcccccgccgtCTTCGGCCTCGGGGGAGAGGAAGCCGGCCGCTGGGAGGGTGCCCAGCGCCGGGGCCCGGGTGCCCGGCTAGCTGGGTGGGAGTGGTGGCCCCGGAGGTCTCCGGCCCCCTTGCTGCGATCGGCGTCCGGCTCCCCGGGTTtcacgccgccgccgccgcgcccgcaGTCCCGCCGGCAGCGCGGTGGGAGGGGGCCGGGCTCCGTTCGGGGGCAAGGGGTTGCGGGGGAGATCGCCCTCGGCGGGGAGCCCGGCGGCTCGCCCCCGCCTGCGAGACTCACCACCCGAGAGCGGGAGGAGACGGCGCGAAGCCGGGGCgcggaaggaagggagagaggccaCGTCTTCCGGGACCCCGGCGCCCCGCGCCCAGCCTGCCCGCCGCTTCGCCCCCTCGGCCGGCCCCGCCGCTCCGCGCCCACCGCCCGGTCGCTTACCTTAATAGTCCCGTCCATTTGGCCAAGTCTGCAGCCGAGCCCCCCAATATTCCACACATTGACCCGGTTACAGCCTGACCTCGCAGCCCCTTCGGATTAGCCCGGCGCGGCCTCTCTGGCGCCCTGGGCCCTCCCTGCGTGCCCCCCGCGAGCGCCCTGCCCTCGCTCCCCTGTGCACGTTTGTTGTTGTAGCGGAGCGAAAAAGAGACAGTTAACCGGATGAAACTTTTTTTCAGCTAATTTTGGGAAGTGACTTCACTTTGCGAATGGGGAGGAagtcctatctctctctctctctctctctctctctctctctctctctctcgtgtcTCGcgctctcctctctcttctcttctctcccctctgctctccctcgtcttccctccccccacaccccctcttcctcccctctgccGGTCCTGCTTTTCGCATCACACACGCTATATAAATATATGCGGGGATGCCCAGATACATTCATGCGCCGCGCACACAGGATACTTGCTCCCGGGAGATAAGAGCGAGCTGGGAACAATGCCGGGGTCCACGCCCGGCGCCCGCGCCCTGATTCCCGCAGCCTgcacggccccccccccccccaccttcccccaaaGTCCAACACCGAACGTCTTTGGCCTCCTTCCTTTTCCCCGGGCCGTTGGCCGAAGGTGGCCCTCCTGACTCATTCACTTTCCGTTTCTTCCCACAGATAGGTTCATTAATGCTTTTTCCAGCCGGAGTcaaacttttttgggggggtgcggggggtgcgGGGGGAGCCGGAGAGTTTACTCGGGCTGGGGATAACCTGGAGCCTACTGCCCGGGAAGATCCGGATGCAGACCGAAGCCGACCAACCAGTAGAAAGTGCATCCAATGGGAATTTTTCCACTCGGGCTCTCGGCTGCGGAGTCGCGCAGACTCCCGAGCGGCTCACCCACCGACGCGGACTCGGGGCGGTTTCGGACCGACCCCGGCCGTCGGGGGCGTGGACTCCGCTCCCAGCGCGCTGTGAGCGGAGGGACGCCCTCGGGGAGGCGCGCCTCGGCGCCTCCGCTACTGGAGAGCTCCCGGCGCCCGCCGAAGGCTGGGACCTGCGGCACCCAAAGCCACCCACCCGCGCCTTCTAGTGTCAAGCCCCTGGTGCATACCCCGACCCGATGGCCCAAGCCCTGGCGCCCGGGTCAGAGCCGCCTATGCAATGCCACCTTGGGCCCCAAGAAACCTGCACTACTGCGAGACGATCCCTCCAGGCTGGCCGGCGGGTCTCCAAAGCACAGCAAGCAATATCCCTGCCATCGACCCAGACTTCTCGCGGGTGAGACCCCCCCGGGGCCGGTGCTCCAGACCATCATCTCCACCCTGCCGTGAGGCCAATCTCCCCTCGGCCCCCCTTGTCGGGCCCCGCCGCGCGGAGACCTCCCGGGTGCTCCTGCAGTGCCGCCACCCACTCCAATTGGCGCAGCGAGGGGAACCCCGGGCGCTCTGGGCCTGACTTGTTTCTCCCCGACCTCCTCCGAAGC
The genomic region above belongs to Hippopotamus amphibius kiboko isolate mHipAmp2 chromosome 9, mHipAmp2.hap2, whole genome shotgun sequence and contains:
- the LOC130861412 gene encoding uncharacterized protein LOC130861412 isoform X1: MGIFPLGLSAAESRRLPSGSPTDADSGRFRTDPGRRGRGLRSQRAVSGGTPSGRRASAPPLLESSRRPPKAGTCGTQSHPPAPSSVKPLVHTPTRWPKPWRPGQSRLCNATLGPKKPALLRDDPSRLAGGSPKHSKQYPCHRPRLLAGAVEAESSLASLPPSPHSPLEISLINSAPILGSNTDTGLNVTRPGVAGAACQQLSLGPRLCRPSNDNKTFGREPGDRFAPGPDQKPGTPGHIPPLSGRENSSLPPEAPFLVLGKPSGR
- the LOC130861412 gene encoding uncharacterized protein LOC130861412 isoform X2, yielding MGIFPLGLSAAESRRLPSGSPTDADSGRFRTDPGRRGRGLRSQRAVSGGTPSGRRASAPPLLESSRRPPKAGTCGTQSHPPAPSSVKPLVHTPTRWPKPWRPGQSRLCNATLGPKKPALLRDDPSRLAGGSPKHSKQYPCHRPRLLAESTRRRRKKNSSGDPSQLERKIFKRVSTAVKKPRLCRPSNDNKTFGREPGDRFAPGPDQKPGTPGHIPPLSGRENSSLPPEAPFLVLGKPSGR